In one window of Rhodanobacter sp. FDAARGOS 1247 DNA:
- a CDS encoding alpha/beta hydrolase family protein, producing the protein MNDDIFRTIEVSDPAIAADGLTFVTVKSPALGRRADITLFVPPSARGVANLPIVMLLHGVYGSHWAWALKGAAHLTAARLIDEGALPPVVLVMPSDGLCGDGSGYVAHAGHDAERWIIDEVPALACELVAGCTVRSPLLVAGLSMGGFGALRLAGKYPQRLAAAAALSAVTEVAQLDALIEEKRDGWSAAPADRSVLAALTGATSTLPPLRIDCGLDDPYLETNRDLHRALTHAGIAHHYAESAGGHDWPYWSTTLESTLRFFGDVLHTTGDDP; encoded by the coding sequence ATGAACGACGACATCTTCCGCACCATCGAGGTTTCCGACCCCGCCATCGCGGCGGACGGCCTGACCTTCGTCACCGTCAAGAGCCCCGCGCTGGGCCGGCGCGCCGACATCACCCTGTTCGTGCCGCCCTCGGCGCGCGGCGTGGCGAACCTGCCGATCGTGATGCTGCTGCACGGCGTGTACGGCTCGCACTGGGCGTGGGCGCTGAAGGGTGCGGCACACCTCACTGCCGCGCGGCTGATCGACGAAGGCGCGCTGCCGCCGGTAGTCCTGGTCATGCCTTCCGACGGGCTGTGCGGCGACGGCTCCGGCTATGTGGCGCATGCCGGTCACGACGCCGAACGCTGGATCATCGACGAGGTGCCCGCGCTGGCGTGCGAGCTCGTCGCCGGCTGCACCGTGCGCTCGCCGCTGCTGGTGGCCGGCCTCAGCATGGGCGGCTTCGGCGCGCTGCGGCTGGCCGGCAAGTATCCGCAACGCCTCGCCGCCGCCGCGGCGCTGTCGGCCGTGACGGAAGTCGCGCAGCTCGATGCGCTGATCGAGGAGAAGCGCGACGGCTGGAGCGCCGCGCCCGCCGACCGCAGCGTGCTGGCCGCGCTGACCGGAGCAACCAGCACCCTGCCGCCGTTGCGCATCGACTGCGGCCTCGACGACCCGTACCTGGAAACCAACCGCGACCTGCACCGCGCCCTCACGCACGCCGGCATCGCGCACCACTACGCCGAAAGCGCAGGCGGCCACGACTGGCCCTACTGGTCCACCACGCTGGAAAGCACGCTGCGCTTCTTCGGCGACGTGCTGCACACCACGGGAGACGATCCATGA
- a CDS encoding ABC transporter ATP-binding protein, with amino-acid sequence MLRSLVRTFTRVDTMETAAYVLLSLASALAGSLAAVLLVPLVQPGHALTFAGGVFAARGGVELQAAIFAAATFAFAVLRWSTARLGARLTARYGMTRRRQVHARLLDARLDALADSTSAEIANVLTYNVEIITQGFSALQQLLVAGVTSLVSLAAAFWVCPPLMLATPLFAVFGVIASRAFGREQSRVGRQYVADMTRLFWHSEDFPRRLRHVRSFQREDAEKHSYGAISAQLGDGYRRQLELVANGRLLLELLAAVGIAAVFVLAYRWRGVDQAALIAACLLLGRLLPYLVSTRQSFQQLRSAAPAFELWQRYMSLEAVRSSAASAPADRTALHIERMQLAPPLAAVDVRHLRLSPGELTLVSGDSGIGKSSLVDVLAGMSLPGIFAARVDGHSIGFGEYRERVRHGAYVSQSVRPWQYSVRECLHWAAPEASDQMMQAALLDVGLDKRLADSPDGLDTTLHSASSRLSGGELQRLLLAQVILRQPFLAVLDEATSALDAASEIRVLAAMKRRLPRTILIVVSHRASVATIADQCLSIDGDLRVTVAAGIDPCCAVPQKHGGRGRPHDSLV; translated from the coding sequence ATGCTGCGTTCGCTGGTGCGCACGTTCACGCGTGTCGACACGATGGAAACCGCGGCCTACGTGCTGCTGTCGCTGGCCAGCGCGCTGGCCGGCAGCCTCGCGGCCGTGCTGTTGGTGCCGCTGGTGCAGCCGGGTCATGCGCTGACGTTCGCCGGCGGCGTGTTTGCCGCGCGCGGCGGCGTGGAGTTGCAGGCGGCGATCTTCGCCGCGGCCACGTTCGCCTTCGCCGTGCTGCGCTGGTCGACCGCCCGCCTGGGCGCTCGCCTGACCGCACGTTACGGCATGACCCGGCGCCGCCAGGTGCACGCGCGCCTGCTCGACGCGCGGCTGGATGCGCTGGCGGATTCGACCTCGGCCGAGATCGCCAACGTGCTCACCTACAACGTCGAAATCATCACCCAGGGTTTCAGCGCCCTGCAGCAACTGCTGGTGGCCGGCGTCACTTCGCTGGTCAGTCTGGCGGCGGCGTTCTGGGTCTGCCCGCCGCTGATGCTGGCGACGCCACTGTTTGCCGTGTTCGGCGTGATCGCCTCGCGCGCGTTCGGTCGCGAACAGTCGCGGGTCGGTCGCCAGTACGTCGCCGACATGACGCGCCTGTTCTGGCACAGCGAGGACTTCCCGCGACGGCTGCGCCACGTGCGCTCGTTCCAGCGCGAGGATGCAGAGAAGCACAGCTACGGTGCGATCTCCGCCCAACTTGGCGATGGCTATCGACGCCAGCTGGAACTCGTCGCCAACGGGCGACTGCTGCTGGAGCTGCTGGCGGCGGTCGGGATCGCGGCAGTCTTCGTGCTGGCCTACCGCTGGCGCGGGGTCGATCAGGCCGCGCTGATCGCGGCCTGCCTGTTGCTGGGGCGACTGCTGCCGTACCTGGTGTCGACCCGGCAGAGCTTCCAGCAATTGCGTTCGGCTGCGCCCGCGTTCGAGCTGTGGCAGCGCTACATGAGCCTGGAGGCGGTGCGTTCTTCAGCGGCATCGGCGCCGGCGGATCGGACAGCGTTGCACATCGAACGGATGCAGCTGGCGCCGCCACTGGCCGCTGTCGATGTCCGCCACCTGCGCCTGTCGCCCGGCGAGCTGACCCTGGTTTCCGGCGACTCCGGCATCGGCAAAAGCAGCCTGGTCGACGTGCTGGCCGGCATGAGCCTGCCCGGGATTTTCGCGGCACGGGTCGATGGACATTCCATCGGCTTCGGCGAATACCGCGAGCGGGTGCGGCATGGCGCCTACGTCAGCCAGAGCGTGCGTCCATGGCAATACTCGGTGCGCGAATGCCTGCACTGGGCCGCGCCGGAAGCCAGCGACCAGATGATGCAGGCCGCGCTGCTGGATGTCGGCCTCGACAAGCGGCTGGCCGATTCACCGGATGGACTGGACACCACGCTGCACAGCGCGTCGAGCCGATTGTCCGGCGGCGAACTGCAACGCCTGCTCTTGGCCCAGGTGATCCTGCGCCAGCCGTTCCTCGCCGTGCTCGACGAAGCCACCAGCGCGCTCGACGCCGCCTCCGAGATCCGCGTGCTGGCCGCGATGAAGCGCCGATTGCCCCGCACGATACTCATCGTGGTATCGCACCGGGCCAGCGTGGCGACGATCGCGGACCAGTGCCTGAGCATCGACGGCGACCTCAGGGTGACTGTCGCCGCCGGGATCGACCCCTGCTGCGCCGTGCCGCAAAAGCATGGCGGGCGTGGGCGTCCGCATGACAGCCTGGTCTGA
- a CDS encoding AraC family transcriptional regulator, giving the protein MALPHLDRPICEPVELPPGAPLRIERVRQDARAAASEPFVHFHDVHELVLFGRVAGHFDVEDRRYALVPGCIAFIPSMHQHDFALDAGPRDWVLLQIEAAAGESLARLAGLERLREPFCARPGRTLGRRLQQLAGWLIELDARDPLVLPLAELLLRAAALAPPVAAEKLAADARGLQRLRPAIDRLRRRPADAPGAEQAAALCAMSAAYFSRRFKQQVGMSWSDYVRTHRLHLASRRLLETTQSIATIAADLGFATPSHFGELFLHRHGMTPGAYRRAGRKRTATPRG; this is encoded by the coding sequence ATGGCGCTCCCCCATCTCGATCGCCCCATCTGCGAACCCGTCGAACTGCCGCCGGGCGCGCCGCTGCGCATCGAGCGCGTCCGCCAGGATGCCAGGGCGGCGGCCAGCGAACCGTTCGTGCACTTCCACGACGTGCATGAGCTGGTGCTGTTCGGTCGCGTGGCCGGCCACTTCGACGTCGAGGATCGTCGCTACGCGCTGGTGCCCGGTTGCATCGCCTTCATCCCCTCGATGCACCAGCACGATTTCGCGCTGGACGCCGGGCCGCGCGACTGGGTGCTGCTGCAGATCGAGGCGGCCGCCGGCGAATCGCTGGCGCGGCTGGCCGGACTGGAGCGCCTGCGCGAACCGTTCTGCGCCAGGCCGGGCCGGACCCTCGGCCGACGCCTGCAGCAACTCGCCGGCTGGCTGATCGAGCTCGACGCCCGCGATCCCCTGGTCCTGCCGCTGGCCGAACTGCTGCTGCGCGCGGCGGCACTGGCGCCGCCGGTCGCCGCCGAAAAACTGGCCGCCGATGCGCGCGGCCTGCAGCGCCTGCGCCCGGCCATCGACCGCCTGCGCCGCCGTCCCGCAGACGCACCCGGCGCGGAACAGGCCGCGGCGCTGTGCGCGATGTCGGCCGCCTACTTCAGCCGCCGCTTCAAGCAGCAGGTCGGCATGAGCTGGAGCGACTACGTGCGCACGCACCGCCTGCACCTGGCCAGCCGCCGCCTGCTCGAAACAACGCAGAGCATCGCCACCATCGCAGCGGACCTGGGCTTCGCCACGCCCTCGCACTTCGGCGAGCTGTTCCTGCATCGCCACGGCATGACGCCGGGCGCGTATCGACGCGCGGGGCGCAAGCGGACCGCCACGCCGCGCGGTTGA
- a CDS encoding radical SAM protein, giving the protein MLKIQVGHSYFLAYDPKQWERGKPYPPLATIQVAALLRQMGHQVALFDAMLATGVEDYQAALQSTRPDVVVLYEDNFNYLTKMCLGRMREAACQMIAEARADGARVIVAGSDASDHPDAFLAAGADAVLIGEGIAALIELVGRLQRDPAIDTPRWVAGIAGVATLTNGQTQLTRVGVLPPDPRLIGHPAWDLVDVERYRAMWLERHGYFSLNMAASRGCPFRCNWCAKPIWGNHYNQRSASDVAAEMTYLKRTFQPDHIWLADDIFGFRVDWVGEFAGHLADADGSVPFTIQTRADLISERMAAALEHAGCAEAWIGAESGSQRVLDAMNKGTRVADLIAARARLGEHGIRVGFFIQLGYQGEQLVDLLATRELITQAVPDDIGVSVSYPLPGTKFYEQVKAQLGAKTHWQDSGDLAMMFRGAYDSDFYRHVRDLLHEQVVLQQSKAAQSPPQHREARAAFEARWAALIADERAHRSEDATAPAPATTPDHAEPARHAATAQHR; this is encoded by the coding sequence ATGCTCAAGATTCAGGTCGGCCACTCCTACTTTCTGGCTTACGACCCGAAGCAGTGGGAGCGCGGCAAGCCTTATCCGCCGCTCGCCACGATCCAGGTCGCCGCCCTGCTGCGGCAGATGGGGCACCAGGTCGCGCTGTTCGACGCGATGCTGGCCACGGGCGTGGAGGACTACCAGGCCGCGCTGCAGAGCACGCGGCCGGATGTGGTGGTCCTCTACGAGGACAACTTCAACTACCTGACCAAGATGTGCCTGGGCCGCATGCGCGAGGCTGCCTGCCAGATGATCGCCGAAGCCCGCGCCGACGGCGCGCGGGTGATCGTCGCCGGCTCCGACGCATCCGACCACCCGGACGCCTTCCTGGCGGCGGGCGCGGATGCCGTGCTGATCGGCGAAGGCATCGCGGCCCTGATCGAACTGGTCGGGCGGCTGCAGCGCGACCCGGCCATCGACACGCCGCGCTGGGTCGCGGGCATCGCCGGCGTGGCCACGCTGACCAACGGGCAGACACAGCTGACCCGCGTGGGCGTGCTGCCACCGGACCCGCGCCTGATCGGCCATCCCGCCTGGGACCTGGTCGACGTCGAACGCTACCGCGCGATGTGGCTCGAACGGCACGGTTACTTCAGCCTCAACATGGCGGCCTCGCGCGGCTGCCCGTTCCGCTGCAACTGGTGCGCCAAGCCGATCTGGGGCAACCACTACAACCAGCGCAGCGCCAGCGACGTGGCGGCGGAAATGACCTACCTGAAACGGACATTCCAGCCCGACCACATCTGGCTGGCGGACGACATCTTCGGCTTCCGCGTGGACTGGGTCGGCGAATTCGCCGGGCACCTGGCCGACGCCGACGGCTCGGTGCCGTTCACCATCCAGACCCGCGCCGACCTGATCAGCGAGCGGATGGCCGCGGCGCTGGAACACGCCGGTTGCGCCGAGGCATGGATCGGCGCGGAGAGCGGCAGCCAGCGCGTGCTGGACGCGATGAACAAGGGCACCCGCGTGGCCGACCTCATCGCCGCCCGCGCGCGGCTGGGCGAACACGGCATCCGGGTGGGCTTCTTCATCCAGCTCGGCTATCAGGGCGAGCAGCTCGTCGACCTGCTGGCGACCCGCGAGCTGATCACGCAGGCCGTGCCGGACGACATCGGCGTCAGCGTGTCGTATCCGTTGCCGGGCACGAAGTTCTACGAACAGGTCAAGGCCCAGCTCGGCGCGAAGACGCATTGGCAGGACAGCGGCGACTTGGCCATGATGTTCCGCGGCGCCTACGACTCGGACTTCTATCGCCACGTGCGCGACCTGCTGCACGAGCAGGTCGTGTTGCAGCAGTCGAAGGCCGCCCAATCGCCGCCGCAGCATCGCGAGGCCCGCGCGGCGTTCGAGGCGAGATGGGCCGCGCTGATCGCCGACGAGCGCGCACACCGCAGCGAAGACGCCACCGCGCCAGCGCCCGCGACGACACCCGACCATGCCGAACCGGCCCGCCATGCTGCCACCGCTCAACATCGTTAA
- a CDS encoding alpha-amylase family glycosyl hydrolase — protein sequence MTLARSLFAILAVAVLAGMASPPARAAAPADVQSQSQVFYQIFYRSFRDSSGDRIGDLKGLTAKLGYIRQLGATTVLLTPLQPSPYYHNYFATTFKAIDPAYGTMDDYFAFVRAAHALGLKVYLDQEFQYVAEGHPWWHDSICKPQAKYADYLLWTDQQHCVAEPFLGKTKWAGYDGRDIGIAMVNLENPAVRDYFRDLLLYWADPHGDGSGRDGVDGFRIDHMMDDLDHKGLDTNLFDGFWQPVFHALKARRPALRILAEQADWGYGEKWLTRGRADMVFAFPLRGALVSLNKATIVENIRATDAATPAGKRQLIFLENHDIDRYMSEVHGDPAKARAGAAIALMLKGDPLIYYGQELGMRGVQPKNLGKSGGIPLTDAVGIPVREAFRWDANLEAPGSAIWYRGDQWFWKDRFNRSHDGVSLQEEQARPDSLYHWYKQLLALRHARPEISTGSQRILCDDDSAVLCILRGEGAQRTLLLVNLGKVDAKPRLDPELVGGNAWGDLLDNDAPASPDATLHPMQVRIVGTPAR from the coding sequence ATGACACTCGCACGCTCGCTGTTCGCCATCCTCGCCGTCGCCGTGCTGGCCGGCATGGCCTCGCCGCCGGCACGCGCCGCGGCGCCGGCGGACGTCCAGTCGCAGAGCCAGGTGTTCTACCAGATCTTCTACCGCAGCTTTCGCGATTCCAGCGGCGACCGCATCGGCGACCTCAAGGGGCTGACCGCGAAGCTCGGCTACATCAGGCAACTCGGCGCCACCACCGTGCTGCTCACGCCGCTGCAGCCCTCGCCGTACTACCACAACTATTTCGCCACCACGTTCAAGGCGATCGACCCGGCCTACGGCACGATGGACGACTACTTCGCCTTCGTCCGCGCCGCGCATGCGCTGGGCCTGAAGGTGTATCTCGACCAGGAGTTCCAGTACGTCGCCGAGGGCCACCCGTGGTGGCACGACTCGATCTGCAAGCCGCAGGCGAAGTACGCCGATTACCTCCTGTGGACAGACCAGCAGCACTGCGTGGCCGAGCCCTTCCTCGGCAAGACCAAGTGGGCCGGCTACGACGGCCGCGACATCGGCATCGCGATGGTGAACCTCGAAAACCCCGCGGTGCGCGACTACTTCCGTGACCTGCTGCTGTACTGGGCCGACCCGCACGGCGACGGCAGCGGCCGCGACGGCGTGGACGGCTTCCGCATCGACCACATGATGGACGACCTCGACCACAAGGGCCTGGACACGAACCTGTTCGACGGCTTCTGGCAACCGGTCTTCCACGCGTTGAAGGCGCGCCGCCCCGCACTGCGCATCCTCGCCGAGCAGGCCGACTGGGGCTACGGCGAGAAGTGGCTGACCAGGGGCCGCGCCGACATGGTGTTCGCCTTCCCGCTGCGCGGCGCGCTGGTGTCGCTGAACAAGGCGACCATCGTGGAGAACATCCGCGCCACCGACGCCGCCACGCCGGCAGGCAAGCGCCAGCTGATCTTCCTGGAGAACCACGACATCGACCGCTACATGTCCGAGGTGCACGGCGATCCCGCGAAAGCGCGCGCTGGTGCCGCCATCGCGCTGATGCTCAAGGGCGACCCGCTGATCTACTACGGGCAGGAACTGGGCATGCGCGGCGTGCAGCCGAAGAACCTCGGCAAGTCCGGCGGCATTCCGCTCACCGACGCCGTGGGCATCCCGGTGCGCGAGGCGTTCCGCTGGGACGCGAACCTGGAAGCCCCGGGTTCGGCCATCTGGTACCGCGGCGACCAGTGGTTCTGGAAGGATCGCTTCAACCGCTCGCACGACGGTGTCTCGCTGCAGGAAGAGCAGGCCCGGCCGGATTCGCTCTACCACTGGTACAAACAGCTGCTCGCGCTGCGCCACGCGCGGCCGGAAATCTCCACCGGCAGCCAGCGCATTCTGTGCGACGACGACAGTGCGGTGCTGTGCATCCTGCGCGGGGAAGGTGCGCAGCGGACGTTGTTGCTGGTGAACCTGGGCAAGGTCGACGCGAAGCCGCGACTCGATCCGGAACTCGTCGGCGGCAACGCCTGGGGCGACCTTCTGGACAACGACGCACCCGCCTCGCCCGACGCCACGCTGCATCCGATGCAGGTACGCATCGTGGGTACGCCCGCGCGCTGA
- a CDS encoding nucleotidyltransferase family protein — translation MLPPLNIVKAGLRRTTEALAVELALSRPGGATPPWSELEWQLAAAVAAAHGVSPLLSQCSTWQRPSWRRFLDSQREHVELRHRRIVTLLQRIDAAARAAGLAVVPLKGSALHALGLYAPGERPMADIDLLVRESDAAATIALLQELGYVESFVQWKHRVFKPAEGAPVPGLGEHRDTPVNIELHTRIQERLPVSTVDITGRIHPRVPQAGLNDYPSTGALMSHLLLHAAGNICGRSLRLLHLHDISLLATRMVAADWDVLWEAAEPPWWALPPLRLVARYYRNAVPDAVFARLERDCPRLLRTVSRRQTLTRVSCSELWLHALPGIEWSRSVGEVGRYVRNRVRPTEEAIRERADMVRTQLWLQDQSWVTTNHVRRILTWLTRPVPRMDTLYAVRAALDSATPAP, via the coding sequence ATGCTGCCACCGCTCAACATCGTTAAGGCGGGCCTGCGCCGCACCACCGAAGCGCTCGCCGTGGAGCTGGCGCTGTCGCGGCCGGGCGGCGCCACGCCGCCGTGGAGCGAACTCGAATGGCAGCTGGCCGCGGCGGTTGCCGCCGCGCACGGGGTGTCGCCGCTGCTCAGCCAGTGCTCGACCTGGCAGCGCCCGTCGTGGCGCCGATTCCTCGACAGCCAGCGCGAGCATGTCGAACTGCGCCATCGGCGCATCGTCACCCTGCTGCAACGCATCGACGCCGCCGCGCGCGCCGCCGGGCTGGCCGTCGTGCCGTTGAAGGGTTCCGCCCTGCATGCGCTGGGACTCTACGCGCCGGGCGAACGACCGATGGCGGACATCGACCTGCTGGTGCGCGAAAGCGATGCCGCGGCGACGATCGCCCTGCTGCAGGAGCTCGGCTACGTGGAGTCGTTCGTGCAGTGGAAGCACCGCGTGTTCAAGCCGGCCGAGGGCGCGCCCGTTCCCGGGCTGGGCGAACACCGCGACACGCCGGTCAACATCGAGCTGCACACGCGCATCCAGGAACGGCTGCCGGTCTCCACCGTCGACATCACCGGGCGGATCCATCCGCGCGTGCCGCAAGCGGGCTTGAACGACTACCCGTCGACCGGCGCCCTGATGAGCCACCTGCTGCTGCACGCGGCGGGCAACATCTGCGGTCGCAGCCTGCGCCTGCTGCACCTGCATGACATCTCGCTGCTGGCCACGCGGATGGTCGCCGCTGACTGGGACGTCCTGTGGGAAGCCGCCGAGCCGCCCTGGTGGGCGCTGCCGCCGCTGCGGCTGGTGGCGCGCTACTACAGGAACGCGGTGCCCGACGCGGTCTTCGCCCGACTCGAGCGCGACTGCCCGCGCCTGCTGCGCACGGTCTCGCGGCGCCAGACCCTGACCCGGGTGTCGTGCTCTGAGCTGTGGCTGCATGCGCTGCCCGGCATCGAGTGGTCGCGCTCCGTGGGTGAAGTCGGGCGCTACGTCAGGAACCGGGTGCGACCGACGGAGGAAGCGATCCGGGAACGGGCCGACATGGTGCGGACCCAGTTGTGGCTGCAGGACCAGAGCTGGGTCACCACGAATCATGTGCGGCGCATCCTGACCTGGCTGACCCGGCCGGTGCCGCGGATGGACACCTTGTACGCGGTGCGCGCGGCGCTGGACTCCGCGACGCCGGCACCCTAG
- a CDS encoding serine kinase has translation MTLTPCAGVRDIPADPFEERRGPVSCVERQILGGRFRFESGSEALLALVDAAYAGLPPQRLPVADAAFRIELRLVSRPAPSPTAEPPPVQVQSGAGLICGVMDAANYVVLDPAQRQALVVASDDMLLHPYHLRYELIEFAVFTLATRGLGLVPLHGACVGRDGRGVLLLGASGAGKSTLALHSLLLGLDFLAEDAVFVQPERMLATGVANFLHVQADALRFVDDERSRRWVASAPVIRRRSGVEKFEADLRQARGRLAPQPLALAGAVFVSSQLADDPAALLTPIPAREIAARLRADQPYASGQPGWHRFEQQLIAQGAHELRRGRHPRSSVDALRQLLPAAGAPA, from the coding sequence ATGACCCTGACTCCCTGCGCCGGTGTCCGCGACATCCCTGCCGACCCGTTCGAGGAGCGGCGCGGTCCCGTGTCCTGCGTGGAGCGACAGATCCTGGGCGGCCGTTTCCGCTTCGAGAGCGGCAGCGAGGCGCTGCTCGCCCTGGTCGATGCCGCCTACGCGGGTTTGCCGCCGCAGCGGTTGCCGGTGGCCGATGCGGCGTTCCGCATCGAGCTGCGCCTGGTATCGCGGCCGGCTCCATCACCCACGGCCGAACCGCCGCCGGTGCAGGTGCAGTCCGGCGCGGGCCTGATTTGCGGCGTGATGGACGCCGCGAACTACGTGGTGCTCGACCCCGCGCAGCGGCAGGCGCTGGTGGTGGCCTCGGACGACATGCTGCTGCACCCCTACCACCTGCGCTACGAGCTCATCGAATTCGCGGTGTTCACCCTGGCCACGCGTGGACTGGGGCTGGTGCCGCTGCACGGCGCCTGCGTCGGCCGCGACGGGCGCGGCGTCCTGCTGCTGGGCGCGAGTGGCGCGGGCAAGTCGACGCTGGCCCTGCACAGTCTGCTGCTCGGCTTGGACTTCCTCGCCGAGGATGCCGTCTTCGTGCAGCCCGAACGCATGCTGGCCACCGGCGTCGCCAACTTCCTGCATGTGCAGGCCGATGCGCTGCGGTTCGTCGATGACGAGCGCAGCCGCCGCTGGGTGGCGAGCGCGCCAGTCATCCGCCGCCGCAGCGGCGTCGAGAAATTCGAGGCCGACCTGAGGCAGGCCCGTGGCCGGCTGGCGCCGCAGCCGCTGGCGCTGGCCGGCGCGGTGTTCGTGTCCAGCCAGCTGGCCGACGATCCCGCCGCCCTGCTCACGCCGATTCCCGCCCGCGAGATCGCCGCACGACTGCGCGCCGATCAGCCGTATGCGTCCGGCCAGCCCGGCTGGCATCGTTTCGAGCAGCAGCTGATCGCGCAGGGTGCGCACGAGCTGCGCCGCGGGCGCCATCCGCGCTCTTCGGTCGATGCCTTGCGCCAACTGCTGCCTGCCGCCGGCGCACCCGCATGA
- a CDS encoding zinc-binding dehydrogenase, with the protein MTAGVVRGSALVADGESHFSLETIEVDPPAAGEVRVAIAAAGVCHTDHASLRWPGPLVLGHEGAGHIEAIGADVEGLEIGQPVLLNWAIPCGHCFQCERGAAPLCERTHELDVPHLGNSRAHAGATRWRGQPIERSFHLGTFASHTVVRAEAVTPLPPELPLDAACILGCAVMTGVGSVVNAAAMAAGDTVAVLGCGGVGLNVVQGARIAGARTIIAIDHVPARLQRARELGATHTLAPHAHDDDYVQLVAEVRALTDGRGADHAFEATGVPALAFLPLRLARNGGNALQVSGAHGPATMELTDLFWNKRYLAPLYGGCVPSRDFPRLFSWIAEGKLELASLISHRYPMEALDRAFDDMLAGRSTKGVLRIA; encoded by the coding sequence ATGACGGCCGGCGTTGTCCGCGGCAGCGCGCTCGTCGCCGACGGCGAGAGCCACTTCAGCCTGGAGACCATCGAGGTCGATCCGCCCGCCGCGGGCGAGGTGCGCGTGGCGATCGCGGCGGCCGGCGTCTGCCACACCGACCATGCCTCGCTGCGCTGGCCCGGCCCGCTGGTGCTTGGCCACGAGGGCGCCGGCCACATCGAGGCCATCGGCGCCGACGTGGAAGGCCTCGAGATCGGCCAGCCCGTGCTGCTGAACTGGGCCATCCCCTGCGGCCATTGCTTCCAGTGCGAGCGCGGCGCGGCGCCGCTGTGCGAGCGCACCCACGAACTCGATGTGCCGCATCTGGGCAACAGCCGCGCGCACGCCGGCGCCACGCGCTGGCGCGGCCAGCCGATCGAACGCTCCTTCCACCTCGGCACCTTCGCCAGCCACACCGTGGTGCGCGCCGAGGCAGTGACGCCGCTGCCGCCGGAGCTGCCGCTCGATGCAGCCTGCATCCTCGGCTGCGCGGTGATGACCGGGGTGGGTTCGGTGGTGAACGCCGCCGCCATGGCAGCCGGCGACACGGTGGCGGTGCTCGGCTGCGGCGGCGTGGGGTTGAACGTGGTGCAGGGCGCGCGTATCGCCGGCGCGCGCACCATCATCGCCATCGACCACGTCCCTGCCCGGCTGCAACGCGCACGCGAGCTGGGCGCCACCCACACGCTGGCGCCGCACGCGCACGACGACGATTACGTGCAACTCGTCGCCGAGGTGCGCGCGCTCACCGACGGCCGCGGCGCCGACCACGCCTTCGAAGCCACCGGCGTGCCCGCGCTGGCCTTCCTGCCCCTGCGGCTCGCACGCAACGGCGGCAACGCACTGCAGGTGAGCGGCGCGCACGGCCCCGCCACGATGGAACTCACCGACCTGTTCTGGAACAAGCGCTACCTGGCGCCGTTGTACGGCGGCTGCGTGCCTTCGCGCGACTTTCCGCGGTTGTTCAGCTGGATCGCCGAGGGCAAGCTGGAACTCGCCTCGCTGATCAGCCACCGCTATCCGATGGAAGCGCTCGATCGCGCCTTCGACGACATGCTGGCCGGACGCAGCACCAAGGGCGTACTGCGCATCGCATGA